Proteins from a single region of Gasterosteus aculeatus chromosome 20, fGasAcu3.hap1.1, whole genome shotgun sequence:
- the LOC120809955 gene encoding uncharacterized protein LOC120809955, which produces MSSVECLREFVNERLSAAAEEIFGVFKRTVVEYQEEIDRQRRMLDVFWKPDVKLHRIKLPQPRVCTEEEVLGDQQLCLQERNPSVDQEDPDPPQIKEEQEGLCSSQEGEQLEPKQETFMLTPTCEERDHGEDQLLDLCTDETQTVVQETSLGYISVESAAVVEPSNDHQLLSHNSHVSDGKDQKRVKRSLTSSKEQTPPGEKPVMCKKCGKYFKHKNGLLSHVKRAHSVDQPYVCNTCGRRFVHESVFKTHKRVHSDEKAFSCKTCGKTFKFSCGLKVHMEIHSGERPYSCITCGKTFRDKSHLKRHTRIHTGEKPYSCNTCGKSFTQSSNLKSHTRSHSNENPYSCTM; this is translated from the exons ATGTCTTCGGTTGAGTGTTTGAGAGAGTTCgtcaacgagcgactatctgctgctgctgaagaaatattcggagtttttaaaagaaccgtcgtcgagtaccaggaagagatcgaccggcagcgcAGAATGTTGGATGTTTTTTGGAAACCCGACGTGAAGTTACACAGGATAA AGCTCCCACAGCCACGTGTGTGTACGGAGGAGGAGGTTCTCGgtgaccagcagctctgtctccaggagaggaacCCCAGTGtggaccaagaggacccagatcctccacagattaaagaggaacaggagggaCTCTGCAGCAgtcaggagggagagcagcttgaaccgaagcaggagACCTTCATGTTGACTCCtacttgtgaggaaagagacCACGGTGAAGACCAACTTCTGGATTTGTGTACTGACGAAACACAGACTGTGGTACAGGAAACATCTCTAGGctacatttcagttgaaagcGCCGCTGTAGTTGAACCAAGCAATgaccaccagcttctctctcacaaCTCTCATGTATCTGATGGCAAAGATCAGAAAAGAGTCAAACGTAGTTTAACATCAAGCAAGGAGCAAACTCCTCCAGGTGAGAAGCCAGTTATGTGCAAAAAATGTGGGAAATACTTTAAACATAAAAATGGCTTGTTGTCCCACGTGAAAAGAGCTCACAGTGTTGATCaaccatatgtatgcaacacctgtgggagAAGATTCGTTCACGAGTCTGTATTTAAGACTCATAAAAGAGTTCATAGTGATGAGAAGGCATTTTCTTGCAAAacatgtgggaaaacattcaaatttAGTTGTGGCTTAAAAGTCCACATGGAAATTCACTCTGGTGAAaggccatattcctgcatcacatgtgggaaaacattcagagACAAATCACATTTAAAGCGTCATACAAGGATCCacactggggagaagccatattcctgcaacACATGTGGGAAATCATTCACTCAGTCATCAAATTTGAAGTCTCATACAAGAAGCCACTCCAATGAGAATCCATATTCCTGTACAATGTGA